From Candidatus Methylomirabilota bacterium, the proteins below share one genomic window:
- the trxA gene encoding thioredoxin, with the protein MAPNRKYITLTKENFKNEVLKSPEPVLVDFWASWCGPCRMIAPVIEELAAEFEGRAKVGKVDVDQNGLLAEEYGIRSIPTLLLFKDGQVVDQVVGTVTKGVLAEKLDALLQPV; encoded by the coding sequence ATGGCACCGAACAGGAAGTACATCACGCTCACCAAGGAAAACTTCAAGAACGAAGTGCTCAAAAGTCCTGAGCCGGTCTTGGTGGATTTTTGGGCCAGCTGGTGCGGTCCATGTCGTATGATCGCGCCGGTGATCGAAGAGCTGGCGGCGGAGTTTGAGGGTCGCGCCAAAGTGGGCAAGGTGGATGTAGACCAGAATGGGCTCCTAGCCGAGGAGTATGGCATTCGGTCCATCCCGACTCTTCTGTTATTCAAGGATGGTCAGGTTGTGGATCAGGTGGTCGGCACGGTCACAAAGGGAGTGCTCGCTGAAAAGCTCGATGCCCTGCTACAGCCGGTGTAA